ATTTGACTACCATCTTTACCTAGCTCTTCAAAGACCTCAGCAAACACTCCAACAGGTGGTTGACTTGTTTTAGGCAGATTCTTACTTTGTTGCATAAGATGAAGAAATTCTCCCTCTTTCAAATCTGCATCCGAATAAAGCACACTATCAATCATAACTGATAGAGGGACAACGGTGATATTTAATTCTTTAACTACTTCTGGTTCGATAGTAACAGAAGAGTCCGTTACAATTTTTACTTGTGTCATAATTCAATCTTTCTATTCTTCTCGATAGGATTGGGATTTTCTCCTTTATTATATCAAAAAAATGATAAAAAATCATAAGTGATCCGATGAAAAGAACTGAATTTTTGGTATAATCTATCTATAGAAAAGTGAGGAACAGCCATGATTCGAAAACTTCAACCGATTATCACCATTATTCTTGGAGCCGCTATCTATGCCTTCGGTCTTACTTACTTTGTTGTTCCTTATCATTTATTTGAGGGAGGGGCGACAGGTATTACCTTGATTACCTACTATCTTTTTAAGATTCCTGTCTCATTGATGAACCTCTTAATTAATATCCCTTTATTTATCCTGGCTTGGAAGATATTTGGACCTAAGACCCTATACTCCAGCCTTCTAGGATCTATTTCACTTTCCGTTTGGCTAGCAATCTTTGAGCGCATTCCTTTGCACATCGACTTGCAAGGGGATCTCATCATTGTCGCTTTAGTCTCAGGAGTCTTACTGGGGGTTGGTTTAGGAATTATCTTTAATGCTGGTGGAACCACTGGTGGCTCTGACATCGTTGCCCGTATCCTCAACAAATACACCAATATTTCGATTGGTAAATTACTCTTTGGGATTGACTTTTTCATCCTGATGTTGATTTTGATTATCTTCCAGGATCTTCGTCTCGTTACCTATACCCTCTTATTTGACTTTATCATCGCTCGTGTTATCGACTTGATCGGCGAAGGAGGTTATGCTGGTAAAGGATTTATGATTATTACCCAATATCCTGATCAATTGGCCAAAGAGATTAACGATGAACTCGGACGTGGCGTTACCTTTATATCTGGTCAAGGCTACTACAGCAAAAAGGATTTAAAAATTATCTACTGTATCGTCGGTCGGAACGAAATCGTTAAAATGAAAGATATGATTCACAAAATCGACCCTCAAGCCTTTATCACCATCACTGAGGCTCATGAAATTCTGGGTGAAGGATTTACTTATGTGAAAGATTAAAAAAGCTGGGAATTCCCAGCTTTTATTCTTCTTCTGCGAGGGTTGAATGGCGGAACCCGTAAGTAAAGTAAATGACTAGACCAACTAAAAGAGCAATGCCAAAGGCAATCCAGGTATCTAGACTATATTGAAGCATAAAGGAAACACAGATAAGGATGGAAAGAATTGGCAAGAGTGGTACCAAAGGAGTTTTAAACTCTCCCTCTTTTGGCATGCCCTTATCCTTTCTGAGTTTTATTATTCCGTAGGCTAGCAAAATCAGATAAGCTAGCGTACAAATATTTAAGAAGGATGCAATACTGGCTAGAGGAAACACTCCTGCAGCAATAGCTGAAGCAACTCCTGTTAAAAGGGTCGCATTTTTAGGAACGCGACTAGTCTTGCTTAATTGTTTGAAACTTTGAGGTAAAAGTCCATCACGCGCTAAGCTATAAATCATCCGAGATAAAGCATAAGTCATAGAGATACATACGGTTATCAGGGTTAAAATGGCTACAAGCGAAACATAATTTGCTGCCCAGCCGATACCAATACTCCGTAATGAAAATGCTACTGCATCGTCCACATTGAGTTTACTGTAGTGAACAATCCCTGTCAATACTAAGGTTACCAAAGCATAGAGAATGGTGACGATTGTCAGAGAAAGGACAATTCCGCGAGGAATATTTTTTTGCGGGCTTTGAATTTCATCAACTGCCATGGAAATAGACTCAAATCCGAGAAAACCAAAGAACATCAAAGATGCGCCCGCCATAATCCCAGTACTTCCACCATATAGTTGACCAAAACCAAATGGAGCAAAATTCGTCCAATTTTCAGGCTTGATGTACCAAATACCAACTAGGATAAATAAGGCGAGAGCTGAGAATTTCAAGACCACTAAAAGCGAATTAAATCTCAAAGCTGCCTTAGAATTTAATAAAACCAATCCCGTTACCAAGGTAAGTACTAAAATAGGCAGAAGATCGATATAGGTTCCTTGTTCAGGGTTAAAGGTTCCATTCAAGGCTTGCGGCATCGAGATACCATAATTACTAAGCAATCCCTTAAAGTAAGCTGCCCAGCCAGACGCCACACCTGAAACAGCCGTCATGAATTCCATGATGGTCAGCCAGCCAGCAATCCAGGCTGGCAATTCTCCTAGAATCGCATAGAGGTAACTATAAGCACCACCAGTTGCAGGAACACGAGAGGCAAATTCTGCAAAAAAGAGGGCTGATAGAGAAACACACAGGGCAGAAATCACAATGGAAATCACTAGTGATGGACCAGCTAGGGTAGCCGCTGCTGTTCCTGTAATGGTGAAAATCCCCGTCCCCACCATAGCACCAATCCCTAGAAGAATCAAATCCCACAATTTCAAATGGCGATGCATCTCTGTCTGTCTCAGACTAACATCCTTGGTTCTAAAAATATTCATACTTCATCTCCACTAAATGTAATTGTTTTATTTTACCATATAAAAGTATTTTTGTGAATATTTATTAGGTTCTTTTTTAAAAAAATTCTGAACAGAAAGGATTCCTGTTCAGAATTTGCATTTTTACCCAGTAATTCTTTCAATTAGTTACTCATCAAGCGATTAAGCTCAACAGTATACCCCATTGAAAGTTTTTGGGGATTTGGGATTTTTTAAACTTCAAAGTAAGGGAACGGACGGTCACTATCTAAAGGACGATGTGGAACTTCTTGTTCCAGAATAGCGCGCCAACCAGATACCAATTCTTCAAAAGTCAGTTGTGCTTCTGGAGAAGCTGTTGTCAGCTTCCGACCAAACCAAGCCATGGTTGCAGTTTCAAATTGAAGCATAGCGTACTGGATTACTGGTACATTTGCCTCTTCATAATTTTCATTTACTGCACGCGCTACTTCTGCCGCTTGCGGAAGGAGTTGATTGCTGATTTTATCAACAACTGTCGCATCCATCTCTCTCCATGAAAGAAGTTGACCATTTACCTGATAAAAGAGCTCAAAGGTTTCTTGATTTTCCTTAAAATTAGCAAGAACAAATGCACGTTCTACTGCCTCAGGACCGCCAGCAGCTTTTACAGCGTTTATCAAGAGGTTTTGTTCCATTTGTCGCCAATAATCATCAGCTTCTGCTTCAAGATCAAAAACAAATGCCTGATCCAACTCTTCAATCGGGGCTTCTCCCTTATTCACTTTTTCAATCGTTCCAAATAAACGCTTTAAAAATCCCATTTGCTTCTCCTTTTGGGTTTTATCCGACTGACCCTTCCATTTCATAGCTAATCAAGCGGTTCAGCTCAACTGCATATTCCATTGGAAGTTCTTTTGTGAAGGGTTCCACAAATCCCATGACAATCATCTCGGTAGCTTCAGATTCTGACAAACCACGGCTCATGAGGTAGTAGAGTTGTTCTTCTGAAATCTTAGATACCTTGGCTTCGTGCTCTAATGCAACTTGCGAGTTGTGGATTTCATTAAATGGAATGGTATCTGAAGCTGATAAGTCATCCATGATAATGGTATCACACTCGATGTGAGAAACAGATTTCTTAGAGTTCTTGTTAAAGGTTACTTGTCCACGGTAGTCAACCTTCCCTCCGCCTTTAGCGATGGATTTAGAAACGATAGACGAGCTTGTATGCGGTGCGTTGTGGATCATCTTGGCACCAGTATCTTGGTGTTGACCAGCATTAGCAAAGGCGATAGAGAGCATAGTACCACGGGCCCCTTCTCCATCTAGGTAAACAGATGGGTATTTCATGGTTGTTTTGGCACCCAAGTTTCCATCAATCCACTCAACAGTCGCATCTTTCAAGGCTTTGGCACGTTTCGTTACCAAGTTATAAACGTTATCTGACCAGTTTTGGATAGTAGTATAACGCATATAAGCTCCGTCCAAAGCGAAAATTTCTACAATAGCAGCGTGCAGGCTATTACTTGAATATGTTGGTGCTGTACATCCTTCTACATAGTGGACACTTGCTCCCTCATCAACGATAATCAAGGTACGTTCGAACTGACCTGTATTTTCGTTATTGATACGGAAATAGGTTTGAAGTGGAATATCTACCTTGACACCTTTTGGCACGTAGATAAAGGTTCCACCCGACCATACTGCTGAGTTGAGGGCCGCCAACTTGTTATCAGTCGGTGGTACCAACTTCGCAAAGTATTGTTTAAACAAGTCTGGGTATTCCTTGAGGGCAGAATCCGTATCTGTAAAGATAATCCCCAATTTCTGGAACTCTTCCTTCATGTTGTGGTAAACCACTTCTGACTCGTACTGGGCAGAAGCACCTGCTAGATAAGCACGTTCAGCTTCTGGAATACCGATACGTTCAAAGGTTTCTTTAATCTTTTCAGGTACATCATCCCAAGAACGGGCTGGTTTATCAGATGGTTTTTGGTAATAGATCAAGTCATCAAAGTCAATCTCTGACAAGTCTGCTCCCCAGGTTTGCATAGGCATTTTTTTGAAGGTTTCATAAGACTTCAAACGGAATTCTAACATCCACTCAGGTTCTCCCTTAGCAGCTGATAATTCGCGAATGACTTCTTCATTCAATCCTTTTCCTGTCGATAGGACAGGCTCTACATCGTCATGGAAACCAAATTTATATTCACCAAGGTCAATTGGTTTTGGTTCTACTCTTTCTTCAGCCATAATATCCTTTCTTTCATTCTTCATTTCTACTGATTCGTAAGACAAAAGAAACTTGTCTTACTGTTTTTCTTTATCTTCAATTGTTTTCTTAAGGGCATTCCAAGCTAGAGTTGCACACTTAATCCGTTGTGGGAATTTGGCAACACCTGACAAGAAGGCACCATCCCCGAGTTGGTCTTGACGCTCATCTTTTTGCCCTTGAACCATTTCAGAAAAAATAGTTGCAAGTTCTAAAATTTCTTGTTTGGTCTTGCCCAAAACAGCATCTGTCATCATACTAGCAGAAGCAGTTGAAATCGTGCATCCTGAATTTAGAAAAGCAATATCTTCCAAACGGTCCTCTGCATCAAACTTGACAGAGAGGTTGATAACATCCCCACAGGTTGGATTATTGAGGCTGATTTGCTCAGCATCTTCCAGCTTCCCTTGGTGATGTGGATTTTTCGAATGGTCTGCCACCACTGCCATATAAAGGCTATCTAGTTTAGAAAGTGCCATTGAAAAACTCCTTTGTCTTTTGTAGGGCATCGACCAACTTGTCGCAATCTGCCTTGGTATTGTAGATATAAAAACTTGCGCGAGCTGTTGCTGGGACATCCAAATACTGAAGCAAAGGTTGAGCGCAATGATGACCTGCTCGAACAGCCACTCCTTCATAATCTAAAGCTGTAGCAAGATCATGAGGATGAAGATCACCTAGGTTAAAGGCAATGACACCTGAACGTTGAGCCAAGTCCTGCGAACCATAAATGGTCAATCCTTCAATGGATTGCAATTTTGGATAGACGTATGCAATCAATTCCTGTTCATGAGCTTCAATGGCATCCATACCAATCTTTTCCAGATAATCAACTGCTGCAGCAAGTCCGATAGCACCTGCCATATTTGGCGTTCCAGCCTCAAATTTCCAAGGCAATTCCTTCCAACTAGCAGATTGCTCATAGACGAAATCAATCATCTCACCGCCAAATTCAACTGGAGACATTTGTTCCAGATACTTTTCTTTAC
This window of the Streptococcus sp. D7B5 genome carries:
- the sufU gene encoding Fe-S cluster assembly sulfur transfer protein SufU, whose amino-acid sequence is MALSKLDSLYMAVVADHSKNPHHQGKLEDAEQISLNNPTCGDVINLSVKFDAEDRLEDIAFLNSGCTISTASASMMTDAVLGKTKQEILELATIFSEMVQGQKDERQDQLGDGAFLSGVAKFPQRIKCATLAWNALKKTIEDKEKQ
- a CDS encoding YitT family protein: MIRKLQPIITIILGAAIYAFGLTYFVVPYHLFEGGATGITLITYYLFKIPVSLMNLLINIPLFILAWKIFGPKTLYSSLLGSISLSVWLAIFERIPLHIDLQGDLIIVALVSGVLLGVGLGIIFNAGGTTGGSDIVARILNKYTNISIGKLLFGIDFFILMLILIIFQDLRLVTYTLLFDFIIARVIDLIGEGGYAGKGFMIITQYPDQLAKEINDELGRGVTFISGQGYYSKKDLKIIYCIVGRNEIVKMKDMIHKIDPQAFITITEAHEILGEGFTYVKD
- the sufB gene encoding Fe-S cluster assembly protein SufB; the protein is MAEERVEPKPIDLGEYKFGFHDDVEPVLSTGKGLNEEVIRELSAAKGEPEWMLEFRLKSYETFKKMPMQTWGADLSEIDFDDLIYYQKPSDKPARSWDDVPEKIKETFERIGIPEAERAYLAGASAQYESEVVYHNMKEEFQKLGIIFTDTDSALKEYPDLFKQYFAKLVPPTDNKLAALNSAVWSGGTFIYVPKGVKVDIPLQTYFRINNENTGQFERTLIIVDEGASVHYVEGCTAPTYSSNSLHAAIVEIFALDGAYMRYTTIQNWSDNVYNLVTKRAKALKDATVEWIDGNLGAKTTMKYPSVYLDGEGARGTMLSIAFANAGQHQDTGAKMIHNAPHTSSSIVSKSIAKGGGKVDYRGQVTFNKNSKKSVSHIECDTIIMDDLSASDTIPFNEIHNSQVALEHEAKVSKISEEQLYYLMSRGLSESEATEMIVMGFVEPFTKELPMEYAVELNRLISYEMEGSVG
- a CDS encoding amino acid permease, which encodes MNIFRTKDVSLRQTEMHRHLKLWDLILLGIGAMVGTGIFTITGTAAATLAGPSLVISIVISALCVSLSALFFAEFASRVPATGGAYSYLYAILGELPAWIAGWLTIMEFMTAVSGVASGWAAYFKGLLSNYGISMPQALNGTFNPEQGTYIDLLPILVLTLVTGLVLLNSKAALRFNSLLVVLKFSALALFILVGIWYIKPENWTNFAPFGFGQLYGGSTGIMAGASLMFFGFLGFESISMAVDEIQSPQKNIPRGIVLSLTIVTILYALVTLVLTGIVHYSKLNVDDAVAFSLRSIGIGWAANYVSLVAILTLITVCISMTYALSRMIYSLARDGLLPQSFKQLSKTSRVPKNATLLTGVASAIAAGVFPLASIASFLNICTLAYLILLAYGIIKLRKDKGMPKEGEFKTPLVPLLPILSILICVSFMLQYSLDTWIAFGIALLVGLVIYFTYGFRHSTLAEEE